The window AGGGCAAAAAACAAGCCGAAGCCCTCGCCGAACGGCTCTTCAACGAGCATGTGCGCCATGCGTTTCAGGGGCTGTATAGCAGCCCCATGGAACGCGCCATCGAAACCGCCGACCCCATCGCCTACCGCCTGGGCTTGCCCGTGGAACGGCTGGATGAGGTCATCGAAGTGGATTTTGGCGCGTGGGAAGGGCGCGAACTGCAAACCCTGCGCGAAGAACCGCTCTGGCGCGTGGTGCAACAGACGCCCAGCCGCATGCGGTTTCCCGGCGGCGAAAGCGTGGCCGAAATGCAGCAGCGCGCCGTCGCCGGCGTGGAGCGCGTGCTCGCCACGCTGGACGACAAAGGGCGCGCCATCATCGTCGCGCATTCGGACGTCATCAAAGCCATCATCGCCTGGTACAGCGGCACGCACCTCGACCACTTCCAGCGGTTTGTGGTGAGCCCCGCCTCAATCT of the Ardenticatena maritima genome contains:
- a CDS encoding MSMEG_4193 family putative phosphomutase; amino-acid sequence: MKSIFLVRHATNDWVGKRLAGRLPGVHLNAEGKKQAEALAERLFNEHVRHAFQGLYSSPMERAIETADPIAYRLGLPVERLDEVIEVDFGAWEGRELQTLREEPLWRVVQQTPSRMRFPGGESVAEMQQRAVAGVERVLATLDDKGRAIIVAHSDVIKAIIAWYSGTHLDHFQRFVVSPASISVIGFSDEGVPHVVCVNDTAHVPRPWVPQAGNGEEAHG